The window GACTTAAAAAAGTGCTGTTTTGTTTCTTGGAAATAAACCGTCTAAATTCTGAAACTCGTAGAGTATATATAATCCAAAATAGTTATGTATGTAACTTTGTAATTCGGTTACATCGGTATGAAAAATACTCAATTATAAATATTAAACGTTCCAAATCAATAACATCTTTCTTTCTCGATAAGCTGAAAGCAGAAACCACAACCATGCCTAAATGAGTACTGCAGTTAAGCCAATACACTAGTTCGTAGTTTCGGCGAATTATTgcttaaataaatctttttttgctcttcttaaaaactaaagaaaggAAGCAAACTATTATAAATTAAGAAGGCTCTGACcatgaaataaaaagaaaagttacaatTACTACACATATGTTTCAAGTAGGGTCACTGGCAAAAACATAGTTAATTTTCATGCCGTGGGACTAATTATTTCTTCAGAAAATTAGAAATATTCATAATGTCCATTGTGAAAGCCTTATTAAATTCattctgtttacttccttttttcaacAGAAAACGAGAGAACAACTTAAACTGTGAAGAGGTGTATTGCTGATGGCATTAAATATCACAAACATGGTAACCCTcttaaatgtaaatatataaccaaaACCTTGGATAAAAAGTATTACAGCATGCATTATAGCGAATTGAAGCATATCTGCGAATAACGAGACATTTTAGCAAAGTGGATGCGTTCATTTTCTTCTGATGTAACCAAAAACCTTATATCCAATTTGTTAACGTTATTGTTAACTTTGCAACATAATTTTATCCCCTCTTTTGCTGAATTTCATGGACGGGCGAAGCCGCAGATGTTTTCGAACCTAACAACGATTCTATTATATTAATACCTTGTTATTTTGTTACGCCATAAGTTAATGTGTTTATTTGGATTAGAAGTAGCATGTCGAAAAGTTTATTGACGTTAAATGAAGACGTGAATCCAATACACTGACCGTACTATTTCTAAAACTAGTTGATAAGGCCCTCAGAAATATCTACTgaggcaaaaaaaatattggttgCTTAAATTGTGATTACGTCAGCTATGACCCATTGATGCACAGTAAAATTTTTATACCTTTTGGACAAACGGTTGATCGAGCTATATGAATATGGTTTGAATTTCATTTCATGTAGTCCCTTCCAAGCTATTTAGCCTCAAACATAAAAAAGCGATTCAATGGCTTTGCTAATTTAAAATTGCTAATTTACCTTACATCAAACCGTTACATCAAATTTTACTAACATATTATACTGTTTACAATATACTGTTCACAATATGTCGAACTGATTATAAGTGTAGAAAATTactaaaatgtgtaaaaagttCTTGCttacaaaaagaaataaaaaagaaaatataaaaaccaaACTATAAGGTAACCGCCCAGCGATTTTCTGATAAAACCCATAAAAACACGAAACGGTTTTACTTTGAAACAGCAATACAAATCCACATCTTGTAATAGGCGagaaaaacaatgttttatatGGATATGTACAAGAAAAAGCTGCGCATGAGTAAAACGAACCGCAAACGATGGCAGTGaggatttttaattattttctgatTTTGTGACATAAGAATAAAGAACTTCCCAAAACCTGTTCCTTCATCCTTCCTAAATGAACAAAAAtcttaaatacattttaattaaTTAGAAATAATTGCAACTGAAAACACCAAAATATTATTCAAAATGCACTAATATTCTACATTAAAAAAGAAGCGCTTATTCCAGTCTCACATGATTAATTACATATTTCATGTTTCTTTACAAAACAGTTTGTCATATGGCCGCTTGATCAAATAGATGGTATTCTTATTGTTTCTGGGATCAAGGTAACGCTCCGCTGTAAATGTTTACAAATTAATTAATTGGTCTCTTTCTGTTGCGCTAGGAATTAATTAAAGTTGGAGTACGTTGCAAATGAATCCAAGTACTTATTCAACACGGTGTAAATGAACTGATACTGTCGCTAAAAGAGAAAATGAGTGAATAAATACAGTGTGCGGAAATTCAAATGTCTTCTaagtttattcatttattttttattctttcattTAATTGACTCACTTAGTGAttcattttttcaatatttcattCATTACtcgttattttatttattgcttTTCCTAGTGgatctgacattattattaggACTTTAAACTTGACTTACCATGTTTTCAACAAACTCAGGTCTTGCTAATCTCATTCTTCGTACAGTTTGAGACACATCAGCATGCTGTTCAACTTTCAGTTGGTCCAATGCATTCATACACGCTATGAAAGTTCCACTACGATTTGCACCATCACTTAAAATACAGAACAAAATATTTGTCGATACAACTATTCTGTTGCTTCATCAATGTGAAGGGTGttggaaataaaaattttatcacCTGCAGGTAACCAATATGGTGCCATCTCCATATGCGACTTTAAAACTTCACCAATTAAAGTGAGCAAAGAACTACAATCAGGAATATCATGGTTTGGCCAATTTAATTGCAATTTATTAACTTTGCGATGATTCTAAATTTAGGAATAGTATAATTGAATCAGTCAATAATTTAACGCTGATACAGacgaaaaaacaaattatcttGCGTGATAAACTAAGTTTTTCTTGTTTCAACATCAACTGCTAGAAGTATTCAAATGTAACTAGCTGTAACTATGTCAAAACAATATAACAAACAACGAAATTTCTTCGTAATTACGTCTTTTTTGAATTCTTTAAGACACGCTATTTTAAGTTTCTGATGAATGCTCATGGTGATTTATTATTGCTGGAAACTTGGACTTCATTTATTTGTTAAACACTTGAACACACAGTCAGTAATCTCATGAAAGGATTGTAAGGCAGACATAATTAGTCATGTGACATTTCTTGCCATTAAATTATCTTAATTCAGGTTTTAGCATCAGAACAGCAAAAGCTAGAGAGATAAGCTGTTTTTTCTATTCATTACAAAATGTATATGTAATCGCACGTTTACGAGTGCAATTAGGAAATAATCGAAcgagtatttttttttacttttaattttctgaGTCCGTTAGGACgaggataaatttaaaaagcaaaaagaatTACGAGTTCGATTATTTCCTAATTGCACTCGTAAACGTGCGATTACATATACATGTTGCAATCAAAAATTCTATCTGTTTTGCCCTTTTTAAGGGCATAAGTATACGTACGTAAAGAAATTGCAAACCGTTTTGTTTGATATAATGAAGGACTGCACATTGATATCACCAACACGAGTGCTTGATTCAACATTTACTGTAAGATTACCAAACTCTTCTGATCCCTCAACTGGACAAAAGGATATATAGTTATGATAATTCTCGTCAGTGCTAATAACACCACAATCGTAGTCACATTGTTTGCCATGATAGCCTCCTAAAAATCCTCCAATGTTTCAACTAATGGTGCTTGCGTAGCAATTATACCATCTTTCTTTTTGTAACCATTAACAAAGACAGCGTTGATATAATCGGTAGAATTTGTGGTTTGAGGCACATATGCACGAAAAAAGTCCCCTTAAGCAAGGGAAAATTGGGTATAGCTTATATTATATTACTAACTTGTCCTTAAATTGATGCAAAAGTAAAGTTGAATAAATCAGTGCTTACTTGCTAGTATATTTGGATATCGGTTTTTCGCTACATTTTCCTCTAACAAAGCAGCTTTATAATTTTCTTGACCAAAAGGTATATTAACGCTGTTTAACCTCTCAAATTCATTTTCCAGAAGGAACattccattttttttatattaattctcgGAAAGTGCTTTGAAATTCTGATGACATTATTCCAGTGTAACCACAACACAGTGCTTCGTAAATGACACTGTAAACAAATTTATACTGTTCAATTCTTTGCACCATTTGTACGCGATCTTCTCGAATACTTTCAAAGTTGTTGTATATATCAACAAGCTGCTTTGTTCTAACCAAGTGCAGCATTGCATCAATGATGATGTATGATCCAGTCCTACCAACACCAGCACTACAATGCACAAGAAGTTGCTTCCCACTTTCATATGGGATAAGCTGTCTCACCCGATAGCAGAAATTTAGCAGCAACGTGGGGTAGTCTGGACAACCGTGGTCAGGCCACGACGTAAAGTGAAAATGCGTAATCTGATGCTTATTATTTTCGTAACACACTTTTATTTTACGAATTACATAGTCAGCATGTACTTGTACGTCAATCACTTCCACTTCAATGCCATTATAAACCTCTTTTCCATTATTTATTGGCCAATACTGCTCACACTTTCGTTTGCCCTCTTCTGATATCTTTGTAAGCATGACAATAGCTGCAGGTTTTTCACCAAGCACCATTCGCCagaaatcaaaaattgttcCCTTTTTTGGTCCTTGAGCAGCAATATAATCAACTTGTCCATTATAGTTCTGAATATAGTTTGCATTAATGTAATCACTAGTCCCTTTACCAGTAATTTTCTGCAAGACAACGCGAGTATGGTCGTACGCTGTGACGTTCGAGTaacgatttttttctttatttttaggcATTGATCCAACTTTATGTTCATGTAAATGTTCCAATGAAATACTTTTAAATTGCTTTACAATGTCTGAGCTGATTTTATCCTTGTGTTCcaaataaaatgacaaaaactcTTGAACAGAAAGAGGTGGAAATGCCGGCTTCGCTGCAACAATATAGTAAGATTCGTTTGGTAGACCTTTAATAAGAAATAATATTAGCTAATAATTGTTCAAaaccacttttaaaagcgacTACATAGAACTTATTATCCATCCGACCTGCTTAGTCGTCTTTATAAACAGTTTCATGTGATTTTAAGTCATTGTGACCTTTCATTTCTATAGAAGTTGAGGAAACACGCTTGTTGCAAGAGTTCTTCAAGGTTTTACGTCGTCTAAATAAACAAGATATGTATTTCAAAAAAGTTAcacaatgtatttttttttcgaaaatttaaTCTGGCCTAAAAAATCTTGGTGTTGTTTTCGAGGAAGTTTAGTGTTATCTAGGTTAGGATCTGTCCAACTTATTAATAAACATATCATTTACCTAAAAGTACAAATGACTACAAGAGTCCTTAATGTGGCACTAGGTAGAAAAGGGGGTGGGGGCTGAAGCATAAAGTACCAGCCGCCTCTTTGACTAGGCTGAACATTTAATGGGCATATGATGTAGTAGTAAAACTTATCGTAACTTTCAGTGTAATGAAAAAGTGcaaaattttgtatttatttgggGTTACCGCGTTCTTGGAACAGGGGTAAGTTCCTTGAATTTGAAATCGGATGACACCAACATAAGTGTTGAAGCAATATGACGTAATTCTTTGCAACTTTTATCTTCAAATGTAGTATTATACAGTTCAGTACCACCGAGGAGTTTTGTAGAGAGaggaaatacattttttatactCTTTTTAAGCCTCCTTGGTGCCaccaatatttttatatagtaaacgtcgttaaaattatttttgtgtgaCACTAATATTTTTGTATAGTCACACATAGAAATTTAAATATATTGTGACGTAAAAGAAATGGCCTATTTTTGATATGTGTGACCATAGTCATAAAAAAGAGAGACGGGTTCAAGTCGGGTTTGCCTTCTTATGTCTATGGTGTGAAAATCCTTTTGACGTTAgttttactttattttgaaGCGTTTTTTTCACAGAATGTCCACTAAGACAGTAAACGCTTGCTTTTAGTAATTATCCCAGTTGTTGAGCTTTTTGCTTGCCCTGTTAATCGCCGCTTTCTTGTAAACTTTGCGCATAAGGAAAAAGGTGTAGTTAACTTTCACATTGATGTGATAATTTACAAGCATCTTCTTGATTGAAATATACCTTCTCATGAAAAGGATTACAATGACAAATACAATGATGACAGCGTCACCAGCAGCTGCAACACCTGCTATTAATCCAATACTTGATGATACTGTTGGCTCCACATGTTTGGGAATCACTTTCATgtctaaaataacaaaattgtgTATGAAATGCGTCACAACGAGTTAACTTAGGTAATTTCAAGGTTTGTATACAGTTAAAATACGGTTCGATAATTCATTTTTCATATTCCCTAATggaagttttattttattttaataaagctAACTAAAGTTGATTTGTCGCTGatgtttaattaaattttaagcctgGCTTGTTTTTAACAGTATTTCTGTACAAATATTTTATTCAACATAAAATATAGAAGCATAAGAGCATGATGCTTGAGAAGAAAGAATACAGGTGAAAGCAATTATAATCACAAACAAGAATTTGTGTAAATTAACCAGCGTGTTTAGATAAGTAAACTTACCTATCAGGATTCCTTGAGAGAGATTGGAAAAATAATTGATGTTATTAAAACCATACTTTGTAATAtcctatttaaaatttaaaatatatgggTAAATAAACATTCTAAACAAGTAATGGTTACGACAAAACATGTAAACCTACATTTCCATTTATAACAGCTCGAGAATACAAATAATATTTTCCCGTGGTGGATATTCTTGCATTTAAACCATAAACATCTTCTTTACCTTCCACAAAGATAAACTTAATACCGTCTGTTGTCAAATCATCAGCTTTTACGGTAGCAGCAAGAAAATAATCTAGATACTTTAATTCAGATTCGGCTTTATTTGCTAGCTGGTTTGGTAGGTTAATCTTGCGAGTTGTTGATATCACAACCTCATAATAGCTACAAGTAaacatttacttttttttagatGGCACAAATTCAAAAGTTGAATGTTGCCTCAGAGTTCTTTTTTTATGCTTATGCTAATTTTTGTAGAGAAAGGGAAATTTATAATAACTGACAGAGTTGTTAAATTCAACAAtactttattattataaatGTGCACaggaaagaattttttttagaaaaagcgaaattttttgcttttttgcgcGGATGACTAAGTTTTGCGGGAATTTATTTTTCGCCTATGACCGAACTTAAAATGtaattgaaaatgaaaaaaagtaactttttggtAAAGTCcttaaacatttctattgccgatTCACATCCTTTGCTGATTGACGCCAAATCTTTCTCCCATAGTGCCTAGCTCATAAATGCTCGTCCTAAGCCTAAAAtatctttatatttatatatgcaTGACATCTTCTAGCAAAAGGTagcagctatagctagctatctattCTGCAAGAGGTAGATATTGTTTTTATGAGGGAACACGAGCATGCTTATAATGTTAGAATTAGATAGTAGCTACAATTTGGAAACCAACAGTATCCTCGCCCGCCAGATAGTGTAAAATACGCTCGAAGGTTACGAAAGCATAGTTAATTTAAAATCACCGTATCACCTGCAAGCATTAGTGAAAAGCAAAATCTCCGTTCTTCTATCTACTATCAAGCTTCGTAAAAATATATCATTGTTCTATtatttttgtctattttattatttacaaaaattgtaaaaaaatgaggaatatatactttcctttttcttcttttttgttgcGTTTTTTGGTATATCTTCATGCACACATTACACAATTGCAGACGAACAAATGATACTCACCTGATTGGTCCGTTTTCATCTGAAGAAGAGGTCAGTGTGACAATCGTAACATTGTTTGTGTCATtagtaaaaacagtttttactAAATCAGGTGGCGATGGatctaataaaaaagtaattatcaATAACATCATGTAGAAGATTCTATAAATCGTAAATGATTTAATCAGAACTGTTctaatttctctaaatttttcaaatgcACTTACCTTTTGGTTTAACATAAAAGTTGTATGGTGCAGCAGATGTTTTTACTCCTAGAATTTCCGCTGTAATATTAACTTGAACACGAGCTGCTGCAAAGGTTATGTTTGGAACATTATAAATTAAATGTGGTGTGGTGGTGTTGATAGGTGGAAAGAAGAAATTACTTTCATGTTGATAGTCCTTTGATGCTGCAATTGTAAGCTGAGGAAACAAAGCATTGCATATCTTATTGAATACATCAAACAGCTACTATTAATAATTTAAAGCTATTAAGGGTATTAAAAAACCCTAAAATAGAATTGCAGATCATGTTGTGATAACAAAATATGGCATGGCAAATATCAATTAGAACAGGTACATACATGATATTTGTCGACTGAAAGAGGATGCGAAATTGCTGCTTTCCATGTAAATGTGATTGTTGAAGAAGATATGCTTCTTTGTATTGTATGTGGCTCTTCCAAGACTGAAAATGCGagaaaattattaatttaattactttgcTATTTCAGTGATTCCTAATTTCAAAAAACGACGAAGTTTCAATTTCTATTACCAAACTGACATCCTTTTAATCGAAATCTTAAACAACATCTGCCATTGTTACATGATGTTGGAGTAATGTGTAGAAAATTTGTAACGATCTAGGGATTTAACCAGTTTACAGATAATGGAGATATCCGTTCAGTGGTACCAATTAGACTCTAAAAGTAATATAAACCGAACAATCTACACGTATAGATTGGGGGAGGGAAAAAGTGGAATAAATTGAGTCATTGGTTGTCTTATTTACCACCAGTTTTTACGCAAAAAAAAACTAGCTAGGATGGTGTCTATCTAATTCAAAGATTCCCTTCATTAACGTGCTTTGATTACACTTTTCTCGTTCTTAAAATAACTTATGAACTACTTCGTGAGGCACTAGTTTATGCTCCAATTTGtttatgctaaaaaaaaaatttataatttattttctcagAATTTAAGTTAAAAGGTGCATTACTGGTTTTCATACAGCGGAGCCTGAGGACTAGTAAAACACTTGCAGGGACAGCACAACTTAGTTTCTTGGTGACTTACTCACAACGGATTCCTTGTGTAATTCGAAAATAAAAAGGAGTGTTTAGCTTTCGCCCTGTTGTTTCTTTCCTAATTCTTTGATCGTAtttattgttgatttttttcttaaatctaTGTTTGACTTCTACAAAAATGAAAGGGATGTTTAGAGCAACTGTTCAAATGTGGAGCATTCATTCAAATGTGGAGCCTCTGTTAAGGCGTGGATCCATTAAGAAACATGGAGGTAATGACTAAGTGTGTAGCGACTGGTTGTGTGTTTGTAGCAACTGTATTCGCTGTATTAACTGTATTATACACTTGGAAGTTGTGGAAGAGTTATTTTTAAGACAGGCAGTACACTAAGATTTGCGGCAAATCCCCGTGTTTTCATTAAACCAAACGGGGTTGCGCTAAGTACTGCTATTGTTGGAAAGTTCTTTTTTAATACCATTTCACAGGATGTGAAGTCCACATGTGCCAACCGCTCGATCCGTGTGTGCTGCAGGTCTCAATTTAAGTGTTTATTATTGAGTAATTGAGCTGGCCAGCCCTATAGTACTCAATGTCTCTCTTTTAGCTATGATTAATAACTATTGTTTtcatataaaacaaaacaaaactgagGGAAATTAATTACAAAAGCATCTAACCCTAATGTATTTGAATATGGATACACCATATTGTACTTTGTATTCTTTCACCCAGCTATCTTCATTCGAATCTCCTTGTAAAATTATTCCAGAAATTACTACTTGTTTATTAAATGCAATGTTAACATAATCGGAAGAATCTGTTCCACACCATGCATATGGACTGTCAATATCAATATTTGTTACAGATGAACCGTTACTGCTGTAGATATTCATATCTGTCAATGTTTCAAAACatactaaagaaaaaaagaaattaaaattcagCATGAACATTGATTGGAGCAAGACAGCGCAAAAATGCACTTTTACCTGGGTCATAACCATAAACTTCAACTTTCATACCACACTTGTTTTCACAAGTTATTGctgttattttaatatatttcatTGTTGTGGGCTGCGATATAGAAACAAAAACAGCACCCAAATCGGCATTCtccaaaaaattctaaaaataatttacacagCACGAATATATGTAACACGTAACGtttcataatatatatataacatattAAATTGAATTTTATGCCAGATACTAACCTGTTCTAACTGTATGAAGTTTTCACTGTCGTTTGAATAActtaatacatattttttcacaAACCGTTTATTCCATTCTTTGTAAGAGCCTTGTATAGATATGCCAGTAactgtttttgcttttattaaATCAATTTGCAAATACATATTGCTACGTTCTAGAATCATCCCCTCTCCAGCAACAAATAATCTCGCTGATTTTTCATTCTGTCCATTGGGTCCAATCAACTGGGAATCCTTAATGATACCGCTTGACATACCAAGTGGTAAGAGTATTTCTAAAGAAGTATAA is drawn from Hydractinia symbiolongicarpus strain clone_291-10 chromosome 8, HSymV2.1, whole genome shotgun sequence and contains these coding sequences:
- the LOC130655627 gene encoding uncharacterized protein LOC130655627 isoform X2, producing MKYIKITAITCENKCGMKVEVYGYDPVCFETLTDMNIYSSNGSSVTNIDIDSPYAWCGTDSSDYVNIAFNKQVVISGIILQGDSNEDSWVKEYKVQYGVSIFKYIRSLIGTTERISPLSVNWLNP
- the LOC130653852 gene encoding uncharacterized protein LOC130653852; its protein translation is MADLFDVFNKICNALFPQLTIAASKDYQHESNFFFPPINTTTPHLIYNVPNITFAAARVQVNITAEILGVKTSAAPYNFYVKPKDPSPPDLVKTVFTNDTNNVTIVTLTSSSDENGPISYYEVVISTTRKINLPNQLANKAESELKYLDYFLAATVKADDLTTDGIKFIFVEGKEDVYGLNARISTTGKYYLYSRAVINGNDITKYGFNNINYFSNLSQGILIDMKVIPKHVEPTVSSSIGLIAGVAAAGDAVIIVFVIVILFMRRRRKTLKNSCNKRVSSTSIEMKGHNDLKSHETVYKDD
- the LOC130655627 gene encoding neuropilin-1a-like isoform X1, which produces MVATHVRLYATRVHRTDDKAHACLRMELYGCLENEILLPLGMSSGIIKDSQLIGPNGQNEKSARLFVAGEGMILERSNMYLQIDLIKAKTVTGISIQGSYKEWNKRFVKKYVLSYSNDSENFIQLEQVSIWHKIQFNMLYIYYETLRVTYIRAV
- the LOC130653851 gene encoding receptor-type tyrosine-protein phosphatase epsilon-like; the protein is MDNKFYVVAFKSLPNESYYIVAAKPAFPPLSVQEFLSFYLEHKDKISSDIVKQFKSISLEHLHEHKVGSMPKNKEKNRYSNVTAYDHTRVVLQKITGKGTSDYINANYIQNYNGQVDYIAAQGPKKGTIFDFWRMVLGEKPAAIVMLTKISEEGKRKCEQYWPINNGKEVYNGIEVEVIDVQVHADYVIRKIKVCYENNKHQITHFHFTSWPDHGCPDYPTLLLNFCYRVRQLIPYESGKQLLVHCSAGVGRTGSYIIIDAMLHLVRTKQLVDIYNNFESIREDRVQMVQRIEQYKFVYSVIYEALCCGYTGIMSSEFQSTFRELI
- the LOC130653850 gene encoding receptor-type tyrosine-protein phosphatase alpha-like, whose protein sequence is MFLLENEFERLNSVNIPFGQENYKAALLEENVAKNRYPNILARDFFRAYVPQTTNSTDYINAVFVNGYKKKDVEGSEEFGNLTVNVESSTRVGDINVQSFIISNKTNHRKVNKLQLNWPNHDIPDCSSLLTLIGEVLKSHMEMAPYCDGANRSGTFIACMNALDQLKVEQHADVSQTVRRMRLARPEFVENMRQYQFIYTVLNKYLDSFATYSNFN